The following are encoded in a window of Paenibacillaceae bacterium GAS479 genomic DNA:
- a CDS encoding iron complex transport system permease protein has protein sequence MALGLHSRRSKQAGLIIGLLLLLAGMLASILYGIHTYEIRDVWLAYTHFDDSEAHIIITNTRMPRAVIAVAVGGSLAIAGAIMQVLTRNPLASPSIFGINSGAVLFIVIALAVLGSSLTMSGMVWIALAGAAVTSLFVFALGFQGRSRFEPIRLTLAGASVAAFASSVTSGIMLVNQQSLEDALFWMIGSVADRQLDHLLIVLPYLLIGWILALLLSGSLNVMALGDDNAKSLGQRMLLVRGLSGIAVVLLAGSSVAIAGPIAFIGLIVPHLCRYLVGNDYRWLLPYCALTGGLLLVCADLVSRFILMPKEVPVGVATALIGVPFLIHVARRSKHA, from the coding sequence ATGGCTTTAGGGCTGCACAGCCGCAGAAGTAAACAAGCGGGTCTAATCATTGGTTTACTGCTGCTGCTTGCCGGCATGCTTGCCAGTATTTTGTACGGCATCCATACCTATGAGATCAGAGACGTATGGCTGGCCTATACGCATTTTGACGATTCCGAGGCTCACATTATCATTACAAACACAAGAATGCCTCGTGCGGTCATTGCGGTCGCGGTTGGAGGAAGCCTCGCTATTGCGGGAGCCATCATGCAAGTGCTGACGCGGAACCCGTTAGCCTCCCCTTCCATATTCGGCATTAACTCAGGCGCGGTATTGTTTATCGTAATTGCACTGGCCGTTCTTGGCTCATCACTGACGATGAGCGGAATGGTGTGGATTGCCTTGGCTGGCGCAGCTGTCACATCGCTGTTTGTGTTTGCGCTTGGTTTCCAGGGCAGAAGCCGTTTTGAGCCGATCCGACTCACCCTGGCCGGCGCATCCGTGGCGGCATTTGCCTCGTCCGTAACCTCCGGAATTATGCTGGTGAACCAACAATCGCTTGAGGATGCCTTGTTCTGGATGATTGGTTCGGTGGCAGACAGGCAGCTCGATCATCTGCTCATTGTGCTGCCCTATCTCTTAATCGGCTGGATTTTGGCGCTGCTGCTGTCGGGCTCCTTAAATGTAATGGCACTCGGCGATGACAATGCCAAAAGTCTGGGACAGCGGATGCTGCTCGTCCGGGGGCTATCCGGTATTGCCGTTGTTTTACTAGCAGGCAGCTCCGTCGCCATCGCCGGTCCTATCGCCTTCATCGGCTTAATTGTGCCTCATCTTTGCCGGTATCTGGTAGGCAACGACTACCGCTGGCTGCTGCCTTATTGCGCCTTAACCGGCGGCCTTCTGCTCGTATGCGCGGATCTTGTTTCGCGTTTTATTCTTATGCCAAAGGAAGTTCCAGTCGGTGTGGCAACCGCGCTGATTGGCGTGCCGTTCCTGATTCATGTGGCGAGAAGGAGTAAGCATGCATAA
- a CDS encoding Predicted ATPase, with the protein MIYLRSFKLSSFTDRNPNIYPDYVFKHMAGEVLLFDQITVLYGNNGSGKSTLLNVIANKLGVEGSERMPSYGHSDSAQRFLNLSSYQLGYDDREREIKQLPEGSRYMKSEDILYEIKKIQQSTVLRDGILYEEINKGMSKAQAVQYEHSYEFKKKLENIQFSQEKYSNGETSMQFFEECLLPGQLYLLDEPETSLTPANQIKLAEQINELARYFDSQFIIATHSPFVLGTLNAKIYNLDRIPLQTAEWFELDNVHFFHQFFNKHKRLFE; encoded by the coding sequence ATGATTTATCTGAGAAGCTTCAAGCTCTCTTCCTTTACGGATCGAAATCCTAACATATATCCTGACTATGTGTTTAAACACATGGCTGGAGAGGTTCTATTGTTTGACCAAATCACTGTATTGTATGGTAACAACGGCTCTGGAAAATCCACTTTACTGAATGTCATTGCCAATAAATTGGGAGTCGAAGGCTCTGAGAGAATGCCCAGCTATGGTCATAGTGATAGCGCTCAGCGTTTTCTTAATTTGAGCAGTTATCAGCTTGGGTATGATGATCGAGAGCGTGAAATCAAACAGCTTCCTGAGGGAAGCAGATACATGAAATCCGAGGATATTTTGTATGAAATCAAGAAGATACAGCAATCCACCGTGCTGCGTGACGGGATATTGTATGAGGAAATCAACAAGGGGATGAGCAAGGCTCAGGCGGTACAATATGAACATTCATATGAATTTAAAAAGAAACTGGAGAATATTCAATTCTCTCAAGAAAAATACTCCAATGGAGAGACCTCCATGCAGTTTTTTGAGGAATGTTTGCTTCCTGGCCAATTGTATCTATTGGATGAGCCGGAAACGTCGCTCACTCCCGCCAATCAAATTAAACTGGCAGAACAGATAAATGAGCTGGCACGATATTTTGACAGTCAATTTATTATTGCTACCCACTCCCCCTTTGTTTTAGGTACGCTGAATGCTAAAATCTATAATCTAGATAGAATCCCTTTGCAAACGGCAGAATGGTTTGAACTGGACAATGTACATTTTTTTCATCAATTTTTCAATAAGCATAAGCGATTGTTTGAATGA
- a CDS encoding ribosomal-protein-alanine N-acetyltransferase, whose protein sequence is METNRCNLVRLQKNDYEDVKLIYTNEKVRKYLGGTIPEEHTLNKFLDTLKRSQTGSYYWVVRLKSNNDFIGLVSLDKHVDGQNIEVSYEFLPDWWGHGYAKEVINPIVTYVFNDLNLTKVIAETQTANHSSCRLLERVGMKLEQTIIRYGAEQAIYGIEKQRYHSNQ, encoded by the coding sequence TTGGAGACGAATAGATGCAATTTAGTTAGGCTGCAAAAAAATGATTATGAAGATGTGAAGCTGATTTATACGAACGAAAAAGTTAGAAAATATTTGGGCGGGACAATACCTGAGGAGCACACATTAAATAAGTTTTTAGATACATTAAAACGCTCTCAGACGGGTTCATATTATTGGGTTGTTAGATTGAAAAGCAATAATGATTTTATTGGACTAGTTTCCTTAGATAAACATGTTGATGGTCAAAATATTGAGGTTTCCTACGAGTTTCTACCTGATTGGTGGGGACATGGATATGCCAAAGAAGTTATTAATCCAATTGTTACTTACGTATTTAATGATTTAAACCTAACCAAAGTAATAGCTGAGACACAAACGGCTAATCATTCTTCTTGCAGACTATTAGAAAGAGTAGGAATGAAATTAGAACAAACAATCATAAGATACGGCGCTGAACAGGCCATTTATGGTATTGAAAAGCAAAGATATCATTCCAACCAATAA
- a CDS encoding transposase, IS605 OrfB family, central region, with protein MLEQEHHGKLLETMKRYNAACNYISGLAFEQSEYNRIKLQKLVYYDVRDKFQLSSQMTILAVRKVADAYIADKAKKKKEHKKPKGKKNVEKTISFRETGAMSYDARTLSFTGLELASILTLDGRIKVPMKISPYHQGVMQGKNIRGQADLVWHDGVFYLLLVVERPANEPYEPIDAIGVDLGIKNIAADSMGESHSGAAVNAVRHRNAKLRAKLQAKGTKSAKRLLARRRRKEARFSRDVNHCISKHMVEKAKRHRSLLALEDLTGIRERITVRKAQRRNQHAWAFAQLRSYIEYKALIAGVPVVLVDPRNTSRECPHCGHIAKENRKTRDWFCCQACEYAAPADNVAALNIRSRALVSVPNVGVAI; from the coding sequence ATGTTGGAGCAAGAACATCATGGCAAATTGCTAGAAACCATGAAACGGTATAATGCTGCATGCAACTATATCAGTGGGTTAGCCTTTGAGCAGTCCGAATATAACCGCATCAAACTACAAAAGCTTGTTTACTATGACGTTCGCGATAAATTCCAGTTATCGTCTCAGATGACCATTCTAGCTGTACGCAAAGTAGCGGATGCTTATATTGCAGATAAGGCTAAAAAGAAAAAGGAACACAAAAAGCCAAAAGGCAAGAAAAACGTGGAGAAAACGATTTCGTTTCGTGAAACCGGTGCAATGAGCTATGACGCGAGAACGTTATCGTTTACTGGACTAGAGCTTGCTTCGATCTTGACGCTGGATGGACGCATTAAGGTGCCGATGAAGATTAGCCCTTATCATCAGGGCGTCATGCAAGGCAAGAATATCCGAGGCCAAGCCGACCTTGTTTGGCATGATGGTGTTTTTTATCTGCTGCTTGTAGTTGAGCGTCCAGCAAACGAGCCCTACGAGCCAATTGACGCTATAGGGGTCGATTTAGGCATAAAAAACATTGCTGCCGACAGCATGGGAGAATCCCACTCTGGCGCTGCCGTTAATGCGGTAAGGCATCGGAATGCCAAACTTCGTGCCAAACTCCAAGCAAAAGGAACGAAGTCCGCTAAACGTCTTCTTGCCCGTCGCAGACGCAAAGAAGCTCGTTTCTCCAGGGACGTGAATCACTGCATATCCAAGCATATGGTAGAGAAAGCCAAAAGGCACCGTTCGCTGCTTGCATTAGAAGACTTAACAGGCATTCGTGAACGGATAACGGTTCGTAAGGCTCAGCGTCGAAACCAGCATGCTTGGGCATTTGCACAGCTTCGCTCGTATATCGAATACAAAGCCTTGATTGCAGGCGTGCCTGTCGTTCTCGTTGATCCACGCAACACAAGCCGAGAATGCCCACATTGCGGGCATATTGCCAAAGAGAACCGCAAAACGAGAGATTGGTTCTGTTGTCAGGCATGCGAGTACGCTGCTCCAGCCGACAATGTTGCTGCTCTGAATATTCGGAGCAGGGCACTCGTCAGCGTGCCGAACGTAGGAGTCGCTATCTAA
- a CDS encoding Enamine deaminase RidA, house cleaning of reactive enamine intermediates, YjgF/YER057c/UK114 family, whose translation MPRQTIQPPGLFSSKPWGFSQVVISEPGRIVNVAGQVAWDATGHMNAEGLEGQLRQTLKQVIIAVEAAGGTLDDIQMLRLYIPNFQSNPDADLIAKVLTETFGTENPPASSWIGVQALAQPEYLVEVEAMAVVPPFR comes from the coding sequence ATGCCAAGACAGACCATTCAACCGCCAGGGTTATTCTCTAGCAAACCTTGGGGATTCTCTCAGGTCGTTATCAGCGAGCCTGGGCGAATCGTCAACGTTGCGGGTCAAGTGGCTTGGGATGCCACAGGTCATATGAATGCAGAGGGTCTAGAAGGACAGTTACGTCAGACATTGAAGCAAGTCATTATCGCCGTCGAAGCCGCTGGAGGTACATTGGATGATATTCAAATGTTAAGGCTCTACATTCCAAACTTCCAGTCAAATCCAGACGCTGATCTTATCGCAAAGGTCCTCACGGAGACTTTCGGTACTGAAAACCCGCCAGCCTCCTCATGGATCGGCGTACAAGCACTTGCGCAGCCAGAGTATCTAGTGGAGGTAGAGGCAATGGCTGTTGTACCGCCGTTTAGATAA
- a CDS encoding iron complex transport system permease protein, which translates to MHNRKTLRAVILIIGLSLAMVVLSIVCLSFGGMKIPFKETVLSLVGKNEAASDLIIMQFRLPRILAAILVGSALAVAGAVLQGVIRNPLASPDLLGVTGGASVAVVAFMTLVTGYSIHWVPFIAVVGAFLTAFINYALAWKKGISAFRLVLIGVGISTAMSALTMFLLISGPAYLAAQVLNWMTGSIYGTDWKYVEVLWPWVVVFIPLSFLYSKELNVQSLGEATAIGLGSRLQLSRMVLLFYSVALAGAAVGVAGMISFIGLLAPHMARRIIGNSYKLVIPVSALLGAIILLLADLAGRMLFQPLDIPAGVFTAGVGAPFFMYLLFKRKAVE; encoded by the coding sequence ATGCATAATAGAAAAACTCTAAGGGCAGTTATTCTCATAATCGGGCTTAGCCTCGCCATGGTTGTATTATCTATCGTTTGTTTGTCTTTTGGAGGGATGAAAATCCCGTTTAAAGAAACCGTTCTGTCGCTCGTCGGCAAAAACGAAGCAGCAAGCGACTTGATCATTATGCAATTCCGTTTGCCCCGTATCCTCGCTGCCATATTGGTCGGGTCTGCTTTGGCGGTTGCGGGTGCGGTGCTGCAAGGAGTCATTCGCAACCCGCTTGCCTCCCCTGATCTGCTTGGCGTGACGGGAGGAGCTTCGGTAGCCGTTGTTGCGTTTATGACCTTGGTCACCGGTTACAGCATTCACTGGGTACCGTTCATCGCCGTTGTCGGTGCTTTTCTTACCGCCTTCATCAACTATGCCTTAGCTTGGAAAAAGGGGATTTCCGCATTTAGACTCGTCCTAATCGGAGTAGGTATATCTACCGCGATGAGTGCGCTGACGATGTTTTTACTTATTAGCGGTCCTGCCTACTTAGCCGCACAGGTGCTGAACTGGATGACGGGAAGCATCTACGGGACGGATTGGAAGTATGTCGAGGTTCTTTGGCCATGGGTCGTCGTGTTTATCCCCTTGTCCTTCCTTTACTCCAAAGAGCTGAATGTGCAATCGCTGGGGGAAGCAACTGCTATCGGACTCGGGAGCAGGCTTCAGCTCAGTCGGATGGTCTTGTTGTTTTACAGCGTTGCACTCGCAGGAGCTGCCGTCGGCGTGGCCGGGATGATCTCGTTTATCGGATTATTGGCGCCTCATATGGCAAGACGGATTATCGGCAATTCGTATAAGCTGGTCATCCCCGTATCAGCATTGCTTGGCGCCATAATTTTATTACTAGCGGATCTCGCCGGACGCATGCTCTTCCAGCCGCTCGACATTCCTGCGGGCGTGTTCACCGCCGGAGTCGGGGCGCCGTTTTTTATGTACTTGCTGTTTAAAAGAAAAGCTGTGGAATGA